The genomic interval GTGACGCTGACGGTCGGAATGCGGGCCGGGCCAGCCAGTGTCTGCGCGACCTGCGCGGCCGTCATCTGCCCGTTCAGGTCGTACAGTCCTTCTTTCAGGCTGCCGGCCGTGCCGTCACGCCGCATGATGAACCGCAGCACGTCGGCGTTCTTCACGATGTTCCGCTCCTGCAGGGTGCGGGCCACGCTGCCCAGCGTGTCACCGGGTTTCACCTCCAGCGTGAACGCCCCCCCGCCCGCCGCGCCCAGCAGGCCGCGCACGTACAGCAGCGCGCCCCCCACCGCCAGCAACGCCAGCAGCAGCAGGACCAGCAGCACCCGCACCCACACGGGCAGGCCGCGCCGCGCCTCCAGGCGGGTCACCGGGCCACCGTCACGCCGTGCCGCCGCAACCGTTCGTGCAGGTCTGCGTCGGCCGGGGGGCGCGCCCCGAACCGCGACACGACCCAGCCGCCCACCTGCACGGCCAGTCCCGCCGCCCGCACCGCGTCCCCGTGCGTCAGCCACCCGGCCAGGAACGCCCCGCCGAACGAATCCCCGGCGCCCGTGGCGTCGATGGCGCGGTCCTGCGTGGCCGGCACCTGCACCCGCGCCTGCCCCGGACCCTCGATCAGCACGCCGTCCTCGTCGAGTTTCATGACGATCAGCGCCTGCGGGTAGTGCGCCCGGAACCAGTCCATCGCCGCGTGCCGGTCCGCGTGACCGCTCATGGCGCGGGCCTCGTCGTCGTTCGGGAAGAACACGTCGAACGGCACGTCCTGCAACACCCGCAGGAACGACTCGCGGCCCATCTGCTGAATCATCTGGAAACTGCCGGGATCCAGGCTCAGGGTCGCGCCCGCCTCCTTGGCGACCCTGGCGGCCAGCAGCGCCGCCGCGCGCGGCGGATCACGGAACAGACTCCAGGCGGTCAGGTGCAGGTGCGCCGCGCCGCGCAGCGTGTCCAGCGGCAGTTCCTCCGGCAGCAACTCCCAGTCGGCGCCCTGCCCGGTCAGCATGGCCCGCTGCCCGCGCCGGTCGATCAGACCCAGGATCACGCCCGTCGGATGCTCCCGGCTGAGCAGCAGGTCCGTGCCCACACGCTCGGCGTGCAGTTCAGCGGTCGCCAGTTCCCCGAAGCGGTCCAGGCCGATCTTGCCCGTGAAACGCGCCGGGAACCCGCAACGGGCAGCCCACACGGCCAGGTTCGCGGCGCTGCCACCCCCGGACAGTTCGATGCGGCCCGTGCTGTCGCCACCCGGCAGCAGCATGGTGTCGGGTTTCGCCAGGACGTCCCAGGTCAGGTCACCCAGCGAAACGAGAGGGGTACGGTCAGTCATTCCAGCACAGAGCATAGCGCCCACACCCCATCCACCCCGGCAGACGGAACGCCGGGGTCTTGAGGCCCGCCCGTCAGACCCGCTAGCATGCCGGGCGTGTTCCCCCACAAGTCACACCTGCTGCTGTACTGCCTGCTCCTGACGGGCACGCTGGGCACAGACGGGACGGCCAACGCCGAACCCGGCACCCCCGGCAGCAGCGACTTCCGGTACGTGCAGCCCGCCCGGCCCTTCCCACCAGCCCGGCCCGGCGAACCCACCCTGCTGACCCTGCACGCCACGCGCCCGGAACACCTGACCCTGAACCAGCTGCGCGCCCTGCCCGCCACGCAATTCACGGTGCAGCACCCGCAACTGCAACAGACCTTCACGTACCGGGGCGTGCCACTGCGTGACCTCGCGCGGCGCGGCGGGTTCCTGGGACGCGACATCCGCGTCACCGCCGACGACGGCTTCATCGCCATCATCCGCGCCGCCGACTACAGCCAGGCACCCATCATGGTCGCGTACGAAGCCGACGGCCGCCCCATCCCCACCCTGAAAAAAGGCCCGCTGCTGATCGCTTTCCCCCCCGACCGCCGCTTCCCCCCCAACCGCTACGGCAGCCAGTGGGCGTGGTACGTCACCGGCATCAGCGCCCGCACCCCATGACCCCCACCACGCAGACCACCCCCGACCCCGCACGCGACCCCGCCCCCCGAGCCCTGCTGGGCCTGCTCCTCAGCCGCGAGGACCTGCTGCTGGCCCTGCTGCCCACCCTGATCTCGGTCGCGCTGCTGACCGTCG from Deinococcus seoulensis carries:
- a CDS encoding carbohydrate kinase family protein — translated: MTDRTPLVSLGDLTWDVLAKPDTMLLPGGDSTGRIELSGGGSAANLAVWAARCGFPARFTGKIGLDRFGELATAELHAERVGTDLLLSREHPTGVILGLIDRRGQRAMLTGQGADWELLPEELPLDTLRGAAHLHLTAWSLFRDPPRAAALLAARVAKEAGATLSLDPGSFQMIQQMGRESFLRVLQDVPFDVFFPNDDEARAMSGHADRHAAMDWFRAHYPQALIVMKLDEDGVLIEGPGQARVQVPATQDRAIDATGAGDSFGGAFLAGWLTHGDAVRAAGLAVQVGGWVVSRFGARPPADADLHERLRRHGVTVAR